A single window of Dendropsophus ebraccatus isolate aDenEbr1 chromosome 5, aDenEbr1.pat, whole genome shotgun sequence DNA harbors:
- the LOC138792209 gene encoding oocyte zinc finger protein XlCOF22-like, which yields MRSDPRCMSEVKEEETPGAATPENPGPAAEVVRHSSGGNLLILNVPAGFHITYLSYHPPNVGDPSPGPSRAVTSHTDQHPEDIQRTQRSDLIAPKRSHTGEKTFPCAECGKNFTAKGNLVNHERIHTKMPYSCAVCGKCYTKKLDLVTHERIHTGEKPYSCSECGKEFRSKALLCKHERIHTDEKPYSCAECGRSCRNKSDLVKHERIHTGEKPYPCSECGKCFKSKSDLGKHMRTHTGEKPYSCPECGKCFASKEGLIMHKISHTGEKPYSCSECEKSFTNPSSLIKHKRTHTGEKPFACSECGKCFTRNSLLTIHKRTHTGEKPYSCSECGKKFRTKTNLLIHLKKLHS from the coding sequence AAAATCCCGGCCCAGCTGCAGAGGTGGTGCGGCACTCCTCGGGAGGAAACCTCCTTATCCTTAATGTACCTGCAGGATTTCACATTACATATCTCTCCTATCACCCCCCTAATGTTGGGGACCCGTCCCCCGGCCCATCCCGGGCTGTTACCTCCCATACAGATCAGCATCCTGAGGATATACAGCGTACACAGCGCTCAGATCTTATAGCACCCAAAAGAAGTCACACTGGGGAGAAGACGTTTCCATGCGCAGAATGTGGGAAAAATTTTACTGCCAAGGGAAATCTTGTTAatcatgagagaattcacacaaaGATGCCGTATTCATGTGCagtatgtgggaaatgttacacAAAGAAATTAGATCTTGTAacacatgagagaattcacacaggagagaagccatattcatgttcagaatgtgggaaagaaTTTAGGAGTAAGGCACTTCTTTGTaaacatgagagaattcacactgacgagaagccgtattcatgtgCAGAATGTGGAAGATCTTGTAGAAATAAGTCAGATCTTGTCaaacatgaaagaattcacacaggagaaaagccatatccatgttcagaatgtgggaaatgttttaaaagtAAATCGGATCTTGGTAAACATATGaggactcacacaggagagaagccatattcatgtccagaatgtgggaaatgttttgcatcTAAAGAAGGCCTTATTATGCATAAGataagtcacacaggggagaaaccatattcatgttcagagtgcgagaaaagttttacaaatccatCAAGCCTTATTAAACacaagagaactcacacaggtgagaaaccatttgcatgttcggaatgtgggaaatgttttacacgtAATTCACTCCTTACCATACATaagagaactcatacaggagagaagccatattcatgttcagagtgtggaaaAAAATTTAGAACCAAAACAAATCTTCTTATTCATTTGAAAAAATTGCACAGTTGA